The following are from one region of the Stenotrophomonas lactitubi genome:
- a CDS encoding MFS transporter translates to MPPLKYPRWALTLLATAQLIIALDATIIFVALHDMGRALQINAQQLQWVVSAYTVAFGGSLLLGGRAADLLGRRRFYRLGMLLFALASLLGALAPNATLLIVARAAQGIGAALLFPATLALINTLYAEGPVRNRALAIWSMASAAGLALGTLLGGVLTQAFGWPAVLAVIVPLATACAVAAGAWLPADGPRVRGRSFDLAGCLTVTAGGSLLVTTLVQGPEWGWTAPATLICLLLSAVLLTVFVQIEKRSRDPLMQFALLRLPGLRAALGLTFAFMSSYGVQYYFLALYFQDGYGWSPLQAGMAFLLPTLVCTFGIRIAERMLQRRSPRQVLAWGFAAGAVGIAAVALAMPHGASYWPLLPGIVVLSVGQGMSWTAMWIVAGQGVPGPQQGVASGMAATAQQIGGALGLAVLVMVANAARGTQAATSADALQGMVNAQYGAALFAALGVVIALGLRPARVDCSSADALPNDA, encoded by the coding sequence ATGCCTCCCCTGAAATACCCGCGCTGGGCGCTGACGCTGCTGGCCACCGCGCAGCTGATCATCGCCCTGGACGCCACCATCATCTTCGTTGCCCTGCACGACATGGGCCGCGCGCTGCAGATCAATGCGCAGCAGCTGCAGTGGGTGGTCAGCGCCTACACCGTGGCCTTCGGCGGCAGCCTGCTGCTGGGCGGGCGGGCGGCTGATCTGCTGGGCCGGCGCCGCTTCTATCGGCTGGGCATGCTGCTGTTCGCGCTGGCCTCGCTGCTGGGCGCGCTGGCGCCCAATGCCACGCTGCTGATCGTGGCGCGTGCGGCGCAGGGCATCGGTGCGGCACTGCTGTTCCCGGCCACCCTGGCCTTGATCAATACCCTGTATGCCGAAGGCCCCGTGCGCAACCGCGCGCTGGCGATCTGGAGCATGGCCAGTGCGGCGGGCCTGGCGCTGGGCACGCTGCTGGGCGGCGTGCTGACCCAGGCCTTCGGCTGGCCGGCGGTGCTGGCAGTGATCGTGCCGCTGGCGACCGCCTGTGCGGTTGCCGCCGGTGCATGGCTGCCGGCCGATGGCCCGCGCGTGCGCGGCCGTTCCTTCGACCTGGCCGGTTGCCTCACCGTCACCGCCGGCGGCAGCCTGCTGGTCACCACCCTGGTGCAGGGGCCGGAGTGGGGCTGGACGGCGCCGGCCACGCTCATCTGCCTGCTGCTGTCAGCCGTGCTGCTGACGGTGTTCGTACAGATTGAAAAGCGCAGCCGTGACCCGCTGATGCAGTTCGCGCTGCTGCGCCTGCCTGGCCTGCGTGCGGCACTCGGCCTGACCTTTGCGTTCATGAGTAGCTATGGCGTGCAGTACTACTTCCTGGCGCTGTACTTCCAGGATGGTTACGGCTGGAGCCCGCTGCAGGCCGGCATGGCTTTCCTGCTGCCGACGCTGGTGTGCACCTTCGGCATCCGCATTGCCGAACGCATGCTGCAGCGCCGTTCGCCGCGGCAGGTGTTGGCATGGGGCTTCGCCGCCGGTGCCGTCGGCATCGCCGCGGTGGCGCTGGCGATGCCGCACGGCGCCAGCTACTGGCCGCTGCTGCCGGGCATCGTGGTGCTCAGCGTGGGGCAGGGCATGAGCTGGACGGCGATGTGGATCGTGGCCGGGCAGGGCGTGCCGGGGCCGCAGCAGGGTGTAGCGTCCGGCATGGCCGCCACCGCGCAGCAGATCGGTGGTGCGCTGGGCCTGGCGGTGCTGGTGATGGTGGCCAACGCCGCGCGCGGCACGCAGGCGGCAACCAGTGCCGATGCCCTGCAGGGCATGGTCAACGCACAGTACGGCGCTGCGCTGTTCGCTGCACTCGGCGTGGTCATCGCGCTGGGCCTGCGTCCGGCAAGGGTAGACTGCAGCTCCGCCGACGCACTGCCCAACGACGCATGA
- a CDS encoding DUF7716 domain-containing protein: MIALLDLRQTLEAFAACNDDDEVYASFGWVHATDDDLLQARFWLPADEDAAFDDDGEVPGAAQALGLTTYLEPATFADVLDVQKRQRPLSSLRDYAEALAYYAEYDAFLQVDGVDEALGEAGAAEQAAAHAAGVGQGIFAAFGLTLEGCADEQIKAAAQRVAHLLDIPVGEALARCRALPLVLGEALDRRRAQAIKDDVEALGARVQVRGFKPFPWMDVPVLR, from the coding sequence ATGATTGCACTGCTTGATCTTCGCCAGACGCTGGAGGCGTTTGCCGCCTGCAACGATGACGATGAGGTGTATGCCTCCTTCGGTTGGGTGCACGCCACCGATGACGACCTGCTGCAGGCGCGCTTCTGGTTGCCGGCCGATGAAGACGCCGCGTTCGATGATGACGGTGAGGTGCCCGGGGCCGCGCAGGCGCTGGGTCTGACGACCTACCTGGAACCGGCCACGTTCGCTGACGTCCTGGATGTGCAGAAGCGCCAGCGTCCGCTTTCTTCGCTGCGCGATTACGCCGAAGCGTTGGCGTACTACGCCGAGTACGACGCTTTCCTGCAGGTGGACGGTGTCGATGAAGCATTGGGCGAAGCGGGTGCTGCCGAGCAGGCCGCTGCGCACGCAGCCGGGGTAGGGCAGGGCATATTCGCCGCGTTCGGGTTGACGCTGGAGGGATGTGCGGACGAACAAATCAAGGCTGCGGCACAGCGCGTGGCGCACCTGCTCGACATTCCGGTGGGCGAAGCGCTGGCACGTTGCCGCGCGCTGCCGTTGGTGCTGGGGGAGGCACTGGATCGGCGTCGAGCACAGGCGATCAAGGATGATGTTGAAGCGCTCGGCGCACGCGTGCAGGTGCGCGGGTTCAAGCCGTTCCCGTGGATGGATGTTCCCGTGCTGCGTTGA
- a CDS encoding N-formylglutamate amidohydrolase — MADAGLHALPALLGADDPAIFSVHRAQGASPFLLLADHAGQRVPRALADLGLPQTELDRHIGWDIGIGGTTRALAERLDAWAIEQTYSRLLIDCNRPLVSPTLIPEVSDHTVVPGNAGLSPAQRQQRINAIHAPYHARIDAELDARRDAARPTLLVMMHSFTPVMNGVERPWHAGVLYHQDTRFAHALLQALRDEGDLVVGDNEPYSVNSSSDYAVPVHGEGRGLVHVELEIRQDLIADEAGQQAWAERLARIFTALQPQLLAFG, encoded by the coding sequence GTGGCTGATGCCGGCCTGCACGCGCTGCCGGCGCTGCTGGGTGCCGACGATCCGGCGATCTTCAGCGTGCACCGTGCGCAGGGCGCTTCGCCGTTCCTGCTGCTGGCCGATCATGCAGGCCAGCGGGTACCGCGTGCGCTGGCCGATCTTGGATTGCCGCAGACCGAACTGGACCGCCATATCGGCTGGGACATCGGCATCGGCGGCACCACGCGTGCACTGGCCGAGCGGCTGGATGCGTGGGCGATCGAGCAGACCTATTCGCGGCTGCTGATCGACTGCAACCGTCCGCTGGTTTCGCCCACGCTGATCCCCGAGGTCAGCGACCACACCGTGGTGCCGGGCAATGCCGGGCTGTCGCCCGCGCAGCGGCAGCAGCGCATCAATGCGATCCACGCGCCCTACCATGCACGCATCGATGCCGAACTGGATGCGCGCCGCGATGCGGCACGGCCGACGCTGCTGGTGATGATGCACAGTTTCACCCCAGTGATGAACGGCGTTGAGCGTCCCTGGCATGCCGGCGTGCTGTACCACCAGGACACGCGCTTTGCCCACGCCTTGCTGCAGGCGCTGCGCGATGAAGGCGACCTGGTGGTGGGCGACAACGAACCCTATTCGGTCAACAGCAGCAGCGACTACGCGGTGCCGGTGCACGGCGAAGGCCGCGGCCTGGTGCATGTGGAACTGGAGATCCGCCAGGACCTGATTGCCGATGAAGCCGGGCAGCAGGCATGGGCGGAGCGGTTGGCGCGGATTTTCACCGCGTTGCAGCCGCAGTTGTTGGCGTTCGGATGA
- a CDS encoding NUDIX hydrolase translates to MSQRNTEAPRVVYEGKYQRMVVRGTWEYSERTHAGGLAAIIIAVTPEDKVLFVEQFRVPLQAPTIEMPAGLVGDIDAGESIEVSAVRELEEETGWTAEHAEVLMIGPTSSGASSEKIAFVRATGLRRIGEGGGDESEDITVHEIPRTQAAAWLVQKMAEGYEADAKLWAGLWMIEHHLDGRPRG, encoded by the coding sequence ATGAGCCAGCGCAACACCGAAGCACCGCGTGTCGTCTACGAAGGCAAATACCAGCGCATGGTGGTGCGCGGCACCTGGGAATACAGCGAGCGCACCCACGCCGGTGGCCTGGCCGCGATCATCATCGCCGTCACCCCCGAGGACAAGGTGCTGTTCGTCGAACAGTTCCGCGTGCCGCTGCAGGCACCGACCATCGAGATGCCGGCCGGGCTGGTCGGCGACATCGATGCGGGCGAGTCGATCGAAGTTTCCGCGGTACGCGAGCTGGAAGAGGAAACCGGCTGGACCGCCGAGCACGCCGAAGTGCTGATGATCGGTCCTACCTCCTCCGGTGCCAGCAGCGAGAAGATCGCCTTCGTCCGTGCCACCGGCCTGCGTCGCATCGGCGAAGGCGGCGGCGACGAGAGCGAGGACATCACCGTGCATGAGATCCCACGCACGCAGGCGGCCGCCTGGCTGGTGCAGAAAATGGCCGAAGGCTATGAAGCCGATGCCAAGCTGTGGGCCGGCCTGTGGATGATCGAGCACCACCTGGACGGCCGCCCCCGTGGCTGA